A stretch of Vespula vulgaris chromosome 15, iyVesVulg1.1, whole genome shotgun sequence DNA encodes these proteins:
- the LOC127069278 gene encoding fasciclin-3 isoform X7, producing the protein MCAKSTKPAAFTMSSFLWIFALLYPSIIQGNKTFSIQRVNLIEGNDGMIISATRPPIVDIEPKGQAVVRLGDSLRIMCTMGSPLQICRVEIHGESSMILRPNQSSDDGIEYYGEGTNKGQCGVHIFKVKEQHNGIFRCALTPEDRRVESNASVNIVVAKPPNNPELHTSLGHYGRYEYQKGQKLEISCSASGGRPAANVSLYLDDEPLGNDERPIIYEDPSMNEVSMAVQNASRSLDWTDNSKTLRCIANHIALDKPKESKMQLQVYYPPQPQPVIEHFGYVIGQKGTVNVTVYANPRPRFLWRVNGEKIEEGRPDESNRLETSTAVELGNGAWLVVLTIDSVQKSDTQKEYILEAHNKEGAYEYRIVLSTSPEPAGAFSHFYGKLSEHMHALAEKVTDYVELVKQRFSVESNLNSVDLDAGSIIGIVVGALVLILIVFLVIFARATGRWCFAGSSTTRNLGESKLLADPGAAVTLLHFGNSETTNNAKTRSSDTESAGRYSRTEVDTASSGRGRKPKISITQLFKRNKDKVSGADTDTMRTVVTVDDEKATISKAIT; encoded by the exons CAGCAACAAGACCGCCAATAGTCGACATCGAACCAAAGGGCCAAGCGGTAGTACGTTTGGGTGATAGTCTAAGGATCATGTGTACGATGGGTTCGCCATTGCAAATCTGTCGCGTTGAGATACACGGTGAAAGCAGCATGATTCTCAGGCCGAATCAATCATCGGACGATGGTATCGAGTATTATGGGGAGGGTACTAATAAAGGTCAATGCGGTGTGCACATCTTTAAAGTGAAGGAGCAACACAATGGAATCTTCAGGTGTGCTTTAACACCGGAAGATCGTCGTGTAGAGAGCAACGCCAGCGTTAACATAGTCGTTGCTA aaCCACCAAACAATCCAGAACTACATACGAGTCTAGGACACTATGGTAGATACGAATATCAAAAAGGACAAAAATTGGAGATCAGCTGTAGTGCCTCTGGTGGACGACCAGCTGCGAACGTATCTCTATATCTTG aCGACGAACCACTTGGCAATGACGAGAGACCAATCATCTATGAAGACCCGAGCATGAACGAAGTATCTATGGCAGTACAAAATGCTTCACGTAGCTTGGATTGGACCGATAACAGCAAGACTTTAAGATGCATAGCCAATCATATCGCTTTGGATAAACCAAAAGAGAGTAAAATGCAGCTTCAAGTTTact atCCGCCACAACCACAACCGGTCATCGAACATTTTGGATACGTAATCGGCCAAAAGGGTACAGTAAACGTAACAGTTTACGCTAATCCAAGGCCACGTTTCTTATGGCGAGTAAATGGCGAGAAAATCGAAGAAGGCCGTCCAGATGAAAGCAATCGTCTTGAAACATCCACTGCCGTAGAGTTG GGTAACGGCGCGTGGCTCGTAGTATTAACTATCGATAGCGTTCAAAAGTCCGACACACAGAAGGAATACATCTTGGAAGCTCACAACAAGGAAGGAGCTTACGAATACCGTATCGTTTTGTCAACGTCCCCAGAACCAGCAG GAGCGTTCAGTCACTTCTATGGTAAGCTCTCCGAACACATGCACGCACTAG CGGAAAAAGTCACCGATTACGTGGAACTTGTAAAGCAACGTTTTTCCGTTGAGTCCAACTTGAACA GTGTCGATCTCGATGCTGGATCAATCATCGGTATCGTCGTTGGTGCTTTGGTACTGATTCTCATCGTGTTCCTGGTGATTTTCGCTCGAGCAACCGGTCGCTGGTGCTTCGCAG GTAGTTCGACAACTAGGAACCTTGGCGAGTC AAAGTTGCTAGCAGATCCAGGAGCAGCTGTTACTCTTCTACATTTTGGAAATTCGGAAACTACGAACAATGCCAAAACGCGAAG taGCGACACGGAAAGTGCAGGCAGATATTCAAGGACAGAAGTAGATACTGCATCTTCTGGACGAGGACGTAAACCAAAAATCAGTATTACTCAGCTATTCAAACGTAACAAGGATAAAGTATCTGGTGCTGATACGGATACTATGAGAACTGTCGTTACAGTTGACGATGAAAAG GCTACAATTTCGAAGGCTATTACATAA
- the LOC127069278 gene encoding fasciclin-3 isoform X9, translated as MCAKSTKPAAFTMSSFLWIFALLYPSIIQGNKTFSIQRVNLIEGNDGMIISATRPPIVDIEPKGQAVVRLGDSLRIMCTMGSPLQICRVEIHGESSMILRPNQSSDDGIEYYGEGTNKGQCGVHIFKVKEQHNGIFRCALTPEDRRVESNASVNIVVAKPPNNPELHTSLGHYGRYEYQKGQKLEISCSASGGRPAANVSLYLDDEPLGNDERPIIYEDPSMNEVSMAVQNASRSLDWTDNSKTLRCIANHIALDKPKESKMQLQVYYPPQPQPVIEHFGYVIGQKGTVNVTVYANPRPRFLWRVNGEKIEEGRPDESNRLETSTAVELGNGAWLVVLTIDSVQKSDTQKEYILEAHNKEGAYEYRIVLSTSPEPAGAFSHFYGKLSEHMHALAEKVTDYVELVKQRFSVESNLNSVDLDAGSIIGIVVGALVLILIVFLVIFARATGRWCFAARRRGDEEAAGGISAGSEAHITPADDEEEDEEDPRIIDEKIPQGGQENPIHASTEYVNGRTNDFKDTKKDEKTDTPV; from the exons CAGCAACAAGACCGCCAATAGTCGACATCGAACCAAAGGGCCAAGCGGTAGTACGTTTGGGTGATAGTCTAAGGATCATGTGTACGATGGGTTCGCCATTGCAAATCTGTCGCGTTGAGATACACGGTGAAAGCAGCATGATTCTCAGGCCGAATCAATCATCGGACGATGGTATCGAGTATTATGGGGAGGGTACTAATAAAGGTCAATGCGGTGTGCACATCTTTAAAGTGAAGGAGCAACACAATGGAATCTTCAGGTGTGCTTTAACACCGGAAGATCGTCGTGTAGAGAGCAACGCCAGCGTTAACATAGTCGTTGCTA aaCCACCAAACAATCCAGAACTACATACGAGTCTAGGACACTATGGTAGATACGAATATCAAAAAGGACAAAAATTGGAGATCAGCTGTAGTGCCTCTGGTGGACGACCAGCTGCGAACGTATCTCTATATCTTG aCGACGAACCACTTGGCAATGACGAGAGACCAATCATCTATGAAGACCCGAGCATGAACGAAGTATCTATGGCAGTACAAAATGCTTCACGTAGCTTGGATTGGACCGATAACAGCAAGACTTTAAGATGCATAGCCAATCATATCGCTTTGGATAAACCAAAAGAGAGTAAAATGCAGCTTCAAGTTTact atCCGCCACAACCACAACCGGTCATCGAACATTTTGGATACGTAATCGGCCAAAAGGGTACAGTAAACGTAACAGTTTACGCTAATCCAAGGCCACGTTTCTTATGGCGAGTAAATGGCGAGAAAATCGAAGAAGGCCGTCCAGATGAAAGCAATCGTCTTGAAACATCCACTGCCGTAGAGTTG GGTAACGGCGCGTGGCTCGTAGTATTAACTATCGATAGCGTTCAAAAGTCCGACACACAGAAGGAATACATCTTGGAAGCTCACAACAAGGAAGGAGCTTACGAATACCGTATCGTTTTGTCAACGTCCCCAGAACCAGCAG GAGCGTTCAGTCACTTCTATGGTAAGCTCTCCGAACACATGCACGCACTAG CGGAAAAAGTCACCGATTACGTGGAACTTGTAAAGCAACGTTTTTCCGTTGAGTCCAACTTGAACA GTGTCGATCTCGATGCTGGATCAATCATCGGTATCGTCGTTGGTGCTTTGGTACTGATTCTCATCGTGTTCCTGGTGATTTTCGCTCGAGCAACCGGTCGCTGGTGCTTCGCAG CGAGGCGGCGTGGCGACGAGGAAGCTGCCGGTGGTATCAGCGCCGGAAGTGAGGCACACATAACGCCTGCTGAtgacgaggaagaagacgaagaagacccAAGGatcatcgatgaaaaaataccACAAGGTGGCCAGGAAAACCCGATCCATGCGAGCACCGAGTACGTCAATGGCCGTACTAACGATTTTAAGGATACGAAAAAGGACGAGAAGACGGATACACCTGTCTAa